In Jaculus jaculus isolate mJacJac1 chromosome 11, mJacJac1.mat.Y.cur, whole genome shotgun sequence, the following proteins share a genomic window:
- the LOC101601521 gene encoding translationally-controlled tumor protein-like codes for MIIYQDLISHDELFSDIYKIREITDSLWLEVEGKMVSRTEGNINDWLIGGNASAEGPEGEGTESTVVAGVDIVMNHHLQETSFKKEAYKKYITDYMKSLKGKLEEQKPERVKPFMTGAAEQIKHILANFNNYQFFIGENMNPDGIVALLDYREDGVTPFMIFFKDGLEMEKC; via the coding sequence ATGATCATCTACCAGGACCTCATCAGCCACGATGAGCTGTTCTCTGACATCTACAAGATCCGGGAGATCACGGACAGCCTGTGGCTGGAGGTGGAGGGCAAGATGGTCAGTAGGACAGAGGGTAACATCAATGACTGGCTCATCGGTGGAAATGCCTCCGCTGAAGGCCCTGAGGGCGAAGGTACTGAAAGCACAGTAGTCGCCGGTGTTGACATTGTCATGAACCATCACCTTCAGGAAACCAGCTTCAAAAAAGAGGCCTACAAGAAGTACATCACAGATTACATGAAATCACTCAAAGGCAAACTTGAAGAACAGAAACCAGAAAGAGTAAAGCCTTTTATGACAGGGGCTGCAGAGCAAATCAAGCACATTCTTGCTAATTTCAATAACTACCAGTTTTTTATTGGTGAAAATATGAATCCAGATGGCATTGTTGCTCTCCTGGACTACCGTGAAGATGGTGTAACTCCTTTCATGATTTTCTTTAAGGACGGTTTAGAAATGGAAAAATGTTAA